One Mangifera indica cultivar Alphonso chromosome 4, CATAS_Mindica_2.1, whole genome shotgun sequence genomic region harbors:
- the LOC123212868 gene encoding sphinganine C4-monooxygenase 1-like — translation MEFRLSDELLGTFLPIIVYWLYSGLYVVLGSFDNLQNYRLHSRQDEDQKNLVSKLAVVKGVLFQQFIQAIVAIILFSVTGSDAEVSANQQSSLSALARQFVIAMLVMDTWQYFMHRYMHHNKFLYRHIHSLHHRLVVPYAFGALYNHPIEGLLNDTIGGALSFLLSGMSPRASIFFFSFATIKTVDDHCGLWLPGNLFQFFFRNNTAYHDVHHQLYGSKYNFAQPFFVIWDRILGTYMPYSLEKRAGGGFEARLIKDYKES, via the exons ATGGAGTTTCGGCTTTCCGACGAGCTTTTGGGCACCTTTCTTCCGATTATAGTTTATTGGCTTTATTCAGGGTTGTATGTCGTGCTTGGTTCATTTGATAACCTTCAAAATTATAGATTGCACTCTAGACAAGATGAAGATCAGAAGAATTTGGTATCTAAATTAGCTGTTGTCAAAGGCGTTCTTTTTCAGCAATTTATTCAGGCTATTGTTGCTATTATCTTGTTTTcg GTAACAGGAAGTGATGCTGAAGTTTCTGCCAATCAACAGTCCTCTCTATCTGCTTTAGCTAGACAATTTGTAATAGCGATGTTGGTTATGGATACGTGGCAATATTTTATGCACAGATACATGCACCACAACAAATTTTTGTATCGACATATCCATTCTCTACATCATCGACTTGTTGTCCCTTATGCATTTGGTGCTCTCTATAATCACCCAATTGAGGGGCTTCTTAATGACACAATTGGAGGAGCTTTATCTTTTCTCCTCTCTGGTATGTCTCCTCGAGCttccatctttttcttctcctttgctACAATCAAAACAGTGGATGACCACTGTGGATTATGGCTTCCTGGAAACCTCTTCCAATTCTTCTTCAGAAACAATACTGCATATCATGATGTGCACCATCAGCTTTATGGTAGCAAATACAACTTTGCCCAACCATTCTTTGTAATATGGGATAGAATTCTTGGGACCTATATGCCTTATTCGCTTGAGAAGAGAGCAGGTGGGGGCTTTGAAGCACGACTTATTAAAGATTATAAAGAGAgctga